The DNA sequence GATGAATATAGCTTTAGAATTAGCTTAATATATAATTAATACGTATACAAATTTAGATAAAAAGCTCGTATTTGCAAAGCCTATTGTAATTACGAGCTTTTTATTTTAGTGAATTTCTTATATTGTAGAATTGTATATAAAATTATGCTAATATTATAATGATAAATATAAAAAGATTTAGGTTTTTATATTAAAAGGGAATAGTGTGTAAATCACTAGCAGCCCCCGCTACTGTAAATATGGACGAGTCTTTATAAATCCACTAAAGATTATTCTTTGGGAAGGGAAAGATTAGGATGAAGTATGAGCCAGGAGACCTGCCTAAATTATTAACTTTCGGAGGGAGAGAAGAATGAAAATTTCAAAAAAAATTAAAGTAGGATTGCTTAGCTTAGTGGTAGGACTTAGTATAGTTGGTTGTACTAAGAATGATACTAAGAAAGAAGAAGCTAAAAACACAAAGGTTGAAAGTAACACAGAGAAAAGTGATGGGTATTATCCAGTTACAATAACTTCTCATAATAGCAAAAAAGAAGAAATAAAAGTTACTTTTAAAGAAAAACCTAAAAAAGTATTAGCTGTATACCAAGACTCTATTGAGACTATGCTTGCATTAGGACTAGAAGATAATATGGTTGCAGCAGCAGGACTTGACCACAAGGTTAAAGATGAGTATAAAGAAAGCTTTAAAAAGGTTAAATACTTAGATGAATTTACGCCTTCTAAAGAAACTGTTACAATGTTACAACCAGATTTAATATTAGGTTGGTACTCATTATTTTCAGATAAAACAATAGGTGATGTAAGTTATTGGCAAGATAAAGGTGTAAATACATATATGGCATTAAATAGTGGTGCAGTTGAGAAAAAAACTATACAAAATGAGTGTGACGATATATTAAATATAGGTAAAATATTTAATGTTGAAGATAAAGCTAAAAAGATAGTTGATAATATAAAGAACAAAGTAAATAAAATTGTAGAATCAGAAAAAGGTAAAAAACAGCAAACAACTTTAATAATAGAATTAGGCGATGGCAAGATTAGAGGGTATGGAAAAACTACTTTAGGTGGAGATATGGTTACTAAGTTAGGTGCTAAGCTTTTAAATGAAGATGGAAACTCATTAAGTAAAGAAGATTTAGTAAAATTAAATCCAGATAGCATATTTGTTGCTTACATGAATAGAGAAGATGATAACAAAGCAAGTGAAACAAAAGATTTAGTAATGAAAGATAAAGCATTACAAAGTTTAAATGCTGTAAAAAATGATAGAGTTTACCCAATTGAACTTGGACAAATGTATTGTAGTGGGGTAAGAACTATAGATGGAATTGAAACATTTGCAAATGGACTTTATCCAGATCAAAAATAGAAAGAAGGATATTTACATATGCATTCGATTAAAAGCTTAGAAAATTATGATATGAAAGAAAAGAAAGGCTTTGTTAAATCAAAGCCTTTATATATTTTAGTTATAATGTTATTGATATTTTTAGTTATAATGTCTATATTAATAGCTATAACTATAGGATCAAGTGATATATCTATAAAACAAGTATATGATGTAATTATATTTAGATTATTTAATATAGGAGATAAAAGTCTAGCAAATGGAGCTATTCATGATGTAGTTTGGCTTATACGATTACCTAGAATAATTCTAGCGGTATGTGTTGGAATAGGTCTTTCTGTAACTGGAGTTGTTATGCAGGCTATAGTTAAAAATCCATTGGCAGATCCATATATTTTAGGGGTTTCATCAGGAGCTTCTTTGGGAGCTACTATAGCTATAATGCTAGGATTAACTACATTTTTAAATGGAAATGCTATAGGGGTATTTGCATTTATAGGAGCATTTGTAGTTTCTATGTTAGTTTTGTTAATTTCTAATGCTGGAGGTAGGCCAAACTCTACTAAATTATTATTAGCAGGTATGGCTTTAAGTTCGGTTTGTAGTGCATTTTCAAGTTTTATTGTTTATATAAAAAATGATGCTGAAGGAATGAAAAGTATTACATTTTGGCTTATGGGAAGTTTAGGTGGAGCTAAGTGGGAAGAGATAGTTTTTATACTTCCACTTATAATAATTGGATTATTATTTTTCATGAGTCAATATAGAATTTTAAATTTAATGTTATTAGGAGATGAAGTTTCTATAACTCTTGGAACTGATTTACACAGATATAGACAGATTTATTTAGTTATAACATCTTTGATGGTTGGATTAGTAGTTTATTCAGCGGGAATGATAGGCTTTGTTGGACTTATTATACCTCATATTGTTAGGATTTTCTTTGGAACTGACCATAAAAAACTTATCCCGATATCAGCTCTTTTAGGTGCTATATTTTTAGTATGGGCAGATGTACTTTCTAGAATTATAATAGAAAATGCAGAACTTCCAATAGGTATTTTAATATCTATGGTAGGTGCTCCATTTTTCGTATATCTAATGATAAGAAAAAGTTATGGTTTTGGAGGTTGTAATTAATGAATTTGGAAACTAAAGACCTTAAAGTCTTATTAAATAAAAATGAAATTTTAAAAGGTATTGATATAGAATTAGGAAATAAAGAATTTATAGGAGTTATAGGGCCAAATGGAAGTGGCAAGTCTACTTTGCTAAAGTGTTTATACAGAAATTTAAGTCCAAGTAGTGGGAGTATATATATAGATAAGGTAGAAATTGGAAAAATATCTACTAGAGAAAGTGCTAAAAAAATAGGAGTTTTAGCACAACATAATCATCATAGTTTTGATTTTACAGTACTTGATATGGTCTTAATGGGTAGAAGTCCATATAAAAAACTTATGGATAGAGATACAAAAGAAGATTATGATATTGTTTATGAAGCTATTGATAAGGTAAATATAAGACATTTATCAAATAGAAGTTTTAATAGTTTATCTGGAGGAGAACAACAAAGGGTAATTCTTGCAAGAGCTTTAGCTCAGAAAACTAAGTGCTTAATTTTAGATGAACCTACAAACCATTTGGATATAAAATATCAATTGCAGTTAATGGAAATCGTAAAAGATTTAGGTATTGAAGTTATAGCAGCTATACATGATTTAAATATAGCAGCTATGTACTGTGACAAAATTTACGTTTTAAAAAATGGAGAAATAGTAGCTTATGGAACTCCAAAAGATGTTTTAACAAAAGAACTTATAAAAGAAGTTTATGATGTAGATGCAAAAGTTATAAAAGATAAGGAAGATGATTCTATAAATATTATATATAAAGGTTGTAGATAGCAAAAAAAGAGGTGATTAAATTTAATCACCTCTTTTTGTCTTAAAAGTGAAAAAATTATGATATTTCTATAAAAAAGGCAAAATATGTTTATTTTCAAAAGTTTAGCAATGATATACTCAAAAATATATAATATAAAAATGAAACCATTGATAAAACTTGAAAAATGAGTTAGTTATACTAAACTTAAGAAAAATTAATATAAACAAAAGTTAATAAATACTAAACTTAAGAAAAATTAATATAAACAAAAATATAAAGTTAGATATAAAACTATTGAAAATACTGAAACCAAAAAAAATAAAAAAAATAAAAAAATATAAAAAAATTGCTTGCAAAAAACTGAAAACTTAATATAATAAATATTGTAAGTTTAATAAAACTAAATTTTATAAATAGAAATAATAATCTTTACTTTTAGATTTGATTTTAAAATATAGAAAGGAGGATTAAAATGGAAGCTATTGGAGAAAAGTTAGAAGATAATTTTTTTAGTGACTCTACATTAAGTCATAAACAAACTCCATTACTTACTTCTTTGAAAGATTATTCTAATAAAGATATAGCTTGTTTTGATGTTCCTGGTCATGTTAGACATCAAGGAGTAGAAGTTTTAAATGAGTACTTTGGTAAGGATATTATGAAAATGGATATAAATTCATCACCTCTTATGGATAATGTTTCAAATCCCAGTGGAATTATAAAAAAAGCTCAAGATTTATTAGCAAATGCTTATAACGCAGACGATGCTTTTTTCATAACAAATGGGACTACATCGGCTATACATGCTATGATTTTAAGTACTATAAATCCAGGAGATAAGATACTTCTTCCAAGAAATATTCATAAATCGGTTATTAATGCTTTAATACTTACTGGTGGAAAACCCGTATTTATACAACCGGGATTTGATGATGAACTTGGAATAAGTTTAAATGTAGCTTATGAAGATATAAAAAATGAACTTAAAAATCATAAAGATATAAAAGCTTTATTTTTACTAAATCCAACTTACTATGGAGCATGTAGTGATTTAGAAGCTATAATTGAGTTATGTCATGAGGAAAATGTTTTAGTTTTAGTTGATGAAGCACACGGAGCACATTTTCCATTTCATAAAGACTTACCACCTCCAAGTATAAGCTTAGGAGCTGATATGTCAGCTATAAGTATTCACAAAACTGGAGGAGCTCTAACTCAGGCTTCTGCATTACTTTTAAATAATGAACGTATAGAATCAAGTAAGGTATTGCAAAGTATAAATATGATTCAATCTACATCGGCATCATACTTGTTAATGGCAAGTATTGATGGGGCAAGATCCAACTTAGTTTTAAATGGAGATGCTCAATTATCAAAAGCACTTAATTTATCAAGATATGCAAAAGCAAGAATAAATAAAATAAAAGGAATTAAAGTTGTTACTACTGAGAATTTAGGAAATGATGGGGTTAAATTTATAGATGAAACTAAGCTTTGCATAAATGTAGCAAAACTTAATTTAACAGGTCATGAAGTATATGATTTGCTTTATCAAGAGTTTTCGGTTCAAGTAGAACTTGGAGATTTGTATAATATACTAGCACTTATATCTATTGGGACTACAAAAGAAGATGTTGATAAACTGATTGATTCTTTAGAAGCGATATCTAATATTTATAAAAAAGAAGAAAAAATGAAAGTTATAAAAACTAAGCAAATAAATCCAATACAGAAATTAAATCCAAGAGATGCTTTTTATAAAGATAAAGAAATGATTTTAATTGATGAATGTGTAGGTAGGATTTCAGGTGAGTCTATAATGGCTTATCCACCAGGGATACCAATAGTAACGCCTGGAGAAGAAATTACAAAAGAAATAATCGATTACATAAAATTACTAAAGAAAAATAATGCATATTTATGTGATATGAAAGATAAAAACTTAGATTATATATTAGTTATAAAAAATTAAATTCAAAAAACTGAATAAGGAGAGTGCAACTATGAAATTTGAAACTTTAGGAAGACATATATTAGTAGAATACTACAACTGTAATGAGGATATATTAAGAGATCCAAAGCTTATAGAAAAATTCATGAACGATTCGGCGCTAAATGCAAAAGCTACAATAGTTGATTCGGTATTTCATCACTTTAATCCATGGGGGGTTTCAGGAGCTGTTATAATAGCTGAATCTCATTTAACTATACACACATGGCCAGAATACGGATATGCATCAGCTGATTTTTTCACTTGTGGAGATATAGATCCTTGGAAAAGTTTTGAACTATTAGAAGAATTGTTACAAGCAGAAAGAAGTGAATCAACAGAAATACCAAGAGGTTTAACTTCTAAAATACAGAAATTTGCAAAAAAAGATTTAGGCAATATTACTCATAAGCCACAAGAAGATCAAGAAGCTATATAAATAAAAATCACCTAAATTAAATAAAAATAAACAAATAAAAAATTAAATTCAAATTAAATTATAACATACAAATAAAATATGGTCAAAAGACCAGTAAAATAGACAAATAAAAACATAAATATAAATAAAATAAAAAATTAAATTCAAAAATTTGGAGGACTTAGGTTATGGAACTTTGGTACACAGAAGAATGGACAGATAATGTACGTTTTTCAATAAAAGTAGATAAACACTTATTTAGTGAACAATCAAACTTTCAAAGAGTAGATGTATTTGATAGTAAGGAATTTGGAAAGTTTTTAACATTAGATGGGTTAATGATGGTAAATTATAAAGACGAATTTATATACCACGATATGATAGTTCATGTTCCTATGGCTACTAATATGAATATAAAAAAAGTATTAGTTATAGGTGGCGGTGATGGTGGTACTGTAAGAGAACTTACTAGATATCCTCAAATAGAAAAAATAGATATGGTTGAAATAGATAAAATGGTAGTAGATGCATCTAAAGAGTATATAGATATATGTGCTTGCAAGTTAGATGATTCTAGAGTTAATTTATATTTTGAAGATGGAGTAGCTTTTGTGAAAAATTCAAAAGATAAATCTTATGATTTAATAATAGTTGATTCAACAGATCCTATAGGACCTGGAGAAGGATTATTCTCAGTTGACTTTTATAAAGACTGCTACAGAGTACTAAGCGATGAAGGAATACTTGTAAATCAAAATGAAAGTCCATACTTTGACTTTAATGCTAAAGAAATGAAAAGAGCAAATGAAAAAATTAAAAATTTATTCCCTATAGTTAAGGTTTACCAAGCCCATATACCAACTTATCCATCAGGACATTGGTTATTTGGATTTGCATCTAAGAAATACGATCCGATAAATGATCAAAATAAAGGAGATTGGGAAAAACTAGGTTTAAAAACTAAATATTATAACAGTAACATCCATAGTGGAGCATTTATGCTACCTCAATATGTAGTGGATATGTTAAATGAAAAATAAGTTTTATAATACACCAACATTTATGTCTATGGAAGATGATTACAATGAAAGTAAACTTATAGTATTTGGGGCAGGTTTTGATGGAACTACTTCAAATAGACCAGGAACTAGATTTGCATCATCTTCTATGAGACCTGAATTTTACGGACTTGAAACATATAGCCCAATTCTTGATTTAGATATGGATGATTATAAAATTTGTGATATTGGAGATTTAGAACTTAGCATAGGAAATACGGATAAGGTTTTAGATGAAATATATAAAGGAACGAAAGCTATTGTAGATGATGGGAAAGTTCCTTTTATGATAGGTGGAGAACATTTAGTAACTTTACCATCATTTAAAGCAGTTTATGAAAAATACAAGGATATATATGTACTTCATTTTGATGCGCATACAGATTTAAGAGACGAGTATAATAATAATAAAAATTCTCATGCTACAGTTATAAAGCGTATTTGGGACATTGTAGGAGATGAAAAAATATTTCAGTTTGGAATAAGATCTGGAACTAAAAAAGAGTTTGATTTTGCTTTAAAAGAAAAGCATACATACATGGAAACTCATACAATAAATACTTTTTTAGAGATAGTTAAATCTTTAGAAGGTAAGAATATATATTTAACTATTGATTTAGATGTATTAGATCCATCGATATTTCCAGGCACTGGAACTCCAGAGCCAGGAGGTATAAGTTATAAAGAATTTGAAGAAGTATTTAAAGTACTTAAAAATTCAAATATAAACTTAGTAGGATTAGATATTGTAGAACTTAGTCCAGATTATGATAATACAAATGTTTCCACAGTTGTTGCATGCAAGATTTTAAGAGAATTAGCACTTATAGCAAGCGATAAAATAAATAGATAAACTTAGGAGGAATTTAAAAAATGGCAAGACACTTATTTACATCGGAATCAGTTACAGAAGGGCATCCAGATAAAATATGTGATCAAATATCAGATGCAATATTAGATGCACTTTTAGAAAAAGATCCACTAGCAAGAGTTGCTTGTGAGACTACAGTTACAACAGGATTGGTACTAGTAGCGGGAGAAATAAGTACTAATACTTATGTTGATATACCTAAATTAGTTAGAGAAACAGTTAAAGGTATAGGGTATACTAGAGCAAAGTTTGGATTTGATGGGGATACTTGTGCAGTTATAACTTCTATAGATGAACAATCAGGAGATATAGCTATGGGTGTTGATGAAGCTTTAGAAAATAGAAGTGGAGAATTGAGTGAAGATGAGATAGAGAAAGTAGGTGCAGGAGACCAAGGTATAATGTTTGGTTTTGCATGTAATGAAACTGAAGAATTAATGCCACTTCCAATATCTTTAGCTCATAAGTTAGCAAGAAGATTAACTGAGGTTAGAAAAAATGGAGAGTTAAGTTATTTAAGACCAGATGGAAAAACTCAAGTTACAGTTGAATATGATAAAGATAAAGCTATTAGAGTTCATACTGTATTAATATCTACTCAACATGGAGAAGATGTAGATAATGATACAATAAGAAGAGATTTAATAGAAAAAGTTATAAAAGAAGTTATACCAAGTGAACTATTAGATGAGGAAACTAAAATATACATAAATCCAACAGGAAGATTTGTTATAGGTGGACCTCAAGGGGATACAGGACTTACTGGGAGAAAAATAATAATAGATACTTACGGTGGATACTCTAGACATGGTGGAGGAGCTTTCTCTGGTAAAGATCCTACAAAGGTTGATAGATCAGCGGCTTATGCTGCAAGATATGTTGCTAAAAATATAGTAGCTGCAGGACTTGCAGATAAGTGTGAAATAGAGCTTGCTTATGCTATAGGTGTTGCTAGACCTTTATCTATATTTATAGATACTTTTGGAACTGGTAAGGTTAGTGAAGAAGTTTTAGTTGATTTAGTTAATAAAAACTTTGATTTAAGACCAGGAGCAATAATAAGGGATTTAGATTTAAGAAAACCTATGTATAAAAATGTTGCAGCATACGGACATTTTGGAAGATGTGATTTAGATTTACCTTGGGAGAGAACTGATAAAGCAAAAACTTTAAGAGAACAAGCTGAAATTTAATTTAAAAAAAGAATAAAAAAGGATGTCATTAAATTTGACATCCTTTTTAATTTGAATTTTGCATTTTACTAAATATATTGACCCCTGTTAAAACACATATTACAGATAAAAAACCTAATCTAGCCCAATTCATATAAAACCAAAAAGTACTTCCATATATTATGGGTAAAGAGGTCTTTGTTTCATTGGAAAATATAGATATATTTATAAAAATATTAGCTGATATTATCAAAGCTACAAGGCTTAAAATAAATATAATAATATTTATTAGTTTTGTACTCATAAAAGGTTCTCCTTGATATAAATAATTATGACACCAATAATTTTACCAAAATTTATGTAATTAAAGTATTAATTGAACTAAGTTTAAATTAAAAAATGCTTTATAAGATAATTAAATAAAAATTATAAAACATACATATATATGATATCACTGTAATTGATAATTTACAAATTTATAAATTTTTAGACATTATTAATGTTATAATATTAATAAACAAGTGGGGAAATATGATTTTAAATGGAAGGAATACATGAGTAAATTTAATAAATTTATGGCTTCAGCCCTAGGGGTAGGAGCTGCCAAAATAAATACTATAGTACATACTAAAAATATAATGCCAGGAAAGCGAATAGAGGGAATTTGCAAGATAAAAGGTGGTAAAGTTGAACAGTATATAGATCAAATTACAATAGGAGTTTTTACTAACTATAAAAAAGAAGTTAATGATAAAGTTATACAAGAGTATCAAAAAATACACTCTCATACTATCAAAGTAGATAGAAATGTTTTACCAAATGAAGAGTTTGAAGTTAATTTTAGCTTTATTTTATATAAGAGAGTTCCTGTTACTAAGCAAAAATGCGAGGTTTGGTTATCAACAGGATTAGGAATTGCAAATGGAATAGATTCAACTGATAGAGATTATATAAATGTAGATTACAACGAGTATATGAAAAATACAGTTGATGCTATAGGTGAGTTAGGATTTTCTCTTAGAGAAGTGGAAAATGAATATTGTAAGGCAAGATTAAATAATTTAAATTTTGTTCAAGAATTTGAGTTTGTTCCAACTAGAGGAGTTTATAGAGGTAGATTAGATGAATTAGAAGTTGTTTTTATACCTACTAATACTCATTTGGATATTCTTTTACAAGTAGATAGAAAAGTAAGAGGACTTATGAGTTTTATTAGTGAATCTATTGGGGCAGATGAAACTAATTTAAGAATAAGAATGGAAAATAGCCGTAAGTTTACAAAAGAAGAAATAAAAAGGGAAATCGAAACGGTACTTAGAAAGTATTCATAAAAATTAAAAAAATACTTATAAAGGAGATAATAAAAGTTATCTCCTTTAATTTTTTTAGATTAAAAATTTTATAGACTTTATAATTATAATTTAAAAAAATTGGGAAAATGTACTAAATTAAAATGTAGAATTTTGTTGAAAAACAGAAAAAATAAAGTTAATATTAAATACTAGGGATTTAATTAAATTTATAAATAAGGGAAGTGAGGTATGTATAAAAATACAAAAATTATAGTTACTACTACAGTAATTATCCTATTATCTACACTTGTCTTTCTTTTTTTCAATTCTAAAACGGAAATATATCTTACAAAAGAAGAAAAACAGTGGATACAAGAACATAAGGATAAAGAAATAGTAGCTGAAAGTGTGCCTAAAAATAGAATTTACTATACAAATAAAAATGGAAAAACTTTTGGAGTATTTAAAGATGTACAAGAATATATAAATCAATTGTATGATATAAATATAGTAATGAAGGATAATGTTAAAGAACCTGATATATTTTGGTCTGTTGAAACTGATGATATAAATTTAAATAATTATAAAAATTATATAAAAACAAAACAATATGATTTAGATACATTAAAGATTTATACTTCAAAAGAAATCAATTCTTTAGATGATGTAAAAAATAAAAAAATTGCCGTTCATAAGTCTTTCAATAAAACTCAAGAAACTTATGGCAAATATATGAATTTTATAGAAGTAGATGACATTAATGATATTAAAAAACTTTATGAAAATGGAGAAGTATTTGGATTTATACTAAGTTCGTCAGCTTTAAAATATTTAGACATATCTCAAAATAAAGCTGTGTACTCAAAAGATATATCTAAGGAACTTAAACTACAAATACTAGCTTACATAAAAGAAGATGAAATTTTAAAAGGACTAATAGATAAAGCTTTAAGTAGTATAAATTTAAGAAAAATGAATGAAATAAAAACCAAAAATCAAATTGAATATATAAAATATAATTTAGGGTTAAGCGAAGAAGAAAAACAATGGTTACAAAAATATAAAGAAATACCTATAAAAATTAATCATAAATTTAAACCGTATTATTATAAAAATATGTTAAATAAAAAAATCGGCATTTTAAATAGATATATATCGGAGCTAGAGTATATTTTAGGAGTTAGATTCATTGAAAGTAAAAACCAAGAACCACAACTTTATTTTGGAGTTAATAAGTCAGATAAAGAAGCAAGCAACTTAGAAATAATGAAACCGTATAATAGTTATAAATTATGTATATTTTCCAAAAGAGAAATAGTTATAGATAATTTAAATCAGTTAGAGGGCTATAAAATTGGAGTTATAGAAAATTCAGCTGAAAAATATATAAAATCTAAAGTATTAAGTTCAAAAGTTAAGAAGTATAATAGTTACGATGAAATGGTAACTGCTCTTGAAAATAATAAAATAGATTATTTATTAGGAGATTCAACTATCATGCAGTACTGTATAAAAGAAAATGACAGTATAAAGAAAATTTTTGATGTAGGTGTGGTAGATGAAATATTTTACGAATATATAGGTGTAAATAAAGATAATAAAATTTTAGTTAATATAAT is a window from the Paraclostridium sordellii genome containing:
- a CDS encoding ABC transporter substrate-binding protein; this translates as MKISKKIKVGLLSLVVGLSIVGCTKNDTKKEEAKNTKVESNTEKSDGYYPVTITSHNSKKEEIKVTFKEKPKKVLAVYQDSIETMLALGLEDNMVAAAGLDHKVKDEYKESFKKVKYLDEFTPSKETVTMLQPDLILGWYSLFSDKTIGDVSYWQDKGVNTYMALNSGAVEKKTIQNECDDILNIGKIFNVEDKAKKIVDNIKNKVNKIVESEKGKKQQTTLIIELGDGKIRGYGKTTLGGDMVTKLGAKLLNEDGNSLSKEDLVKLNPDSIFVAYMNREDDNKASETKDLVMKDKALQSLNAVKNDRVYPIELGQMYCSGVRTIDGIETFANGLYPDQK
- a CDS encoding FecCD family ABC transporter permease, with translation MHSIKSLENYDMKEKKGFVKSKPLYILVIMLLIFLVIMSILIAITIGSSDISIKQVYDVIIFRLFNIGDKSLANGAIHDVVWLIRLPRIILAVCVGIGLSVTGVVMQAIVKNPLADPYILGVSSGASLGATIAIMLGLTTFLNGNAIGVFAFIGAFVVSMLVLLISNAGGRPNSTKLLLAGMALSSVCSAFSSFIVYIKNDAEGMKSITFWLMGSLGGAKWEEIVFILPLIIIGLLFFMSQYRILNLMLLGDEVSITLGTDLHRYRQIYLVITSLMVGLVVYSAGMIGFVGLIIPHIVRIFFGTDHKKLIPISALLGAIFLVWADVLSRIIIENAELPIGILISMVGAPFFVYLMIRKSYGFGGCN
- a CDS encoding ABC transporter ATP-binding protein; its protein translation is MNLETKDLKVLLNKNEILKGIDIELGNKEFIGVIGPNGSGKSTLLKCLYRNLSPSSGSIYIDKVEIGKISTRESAKKIGVLAQHNHHSFDFTVLDMVLMGRSPYKKLMDRDTKEDYDIVYEAIDKVNIRHLSNRSFNSLSGGEQQRVILARALAQKTKCLILDEPTNHLDIKYQLQLMEIVKDLGIEVIAAIHDLNIAAMYCDKIYVLKNGEIVAYGTPKDVLTKELIKEVYDVDAKVIKDKEDDSINIIYKGCR
- a CDS encoding aminotransferase class I/II-fold pyridoxal phosphate-dependent enzyme, with protein sequence MEAIGEKLEDNFFSDSTLSHKQTPLLTSLKDYSNKDIACFDVPGHVRHQGVEVLNEYFGKDIMKMDINSSPLMDNVSNPSGIIKKAQDLLANAYNADDAFFITNGTTSAIHAMILSTINPGDKILLPRNIHKSVINALILTGGKPVFIQPGFDDELGISLNVAYEDIKNELKNHKDIKALFLLNPTYYGACSDLEAIIELCHEENVLVLVDEAHGAHFPFHKDLPPPSISLGADMSAISIHKTGGALTQASALLLNNERIESSKVLQSINMIQSTSASYLLMASIDGARSNLVLNGDAQLSKALNLSRYAKARINKIKGIKVVTTENLGNDGVKFIDETKLCINVAKLNLTGHEVYDLLYQEFSVQVELGDLYNILALISIGTTKEDVDKLIDSLEAISNIYKKEEKMKVIKTKQINPIQKLNPRDAFYKDKEMILIDECVGRISGESIMAYPPGIPIVTPGEEITKEIIDYIKLLKKNNAYLCDMKDKNLDYILVIKN
- the speD gene encoding adenosylmethionine decarboxylase, encoding MKFETLGRHILVEYYNCNEDILRDPKLIEKFMNDSALNAKATIVDSVFHHFNPWGVSGAVIIAESHLTIHTWPEYGYASADFFTCGDIDPWKSFELLEELLQAERSESTEIPRGLTSKIQKFAKKDLGNITHKPQEDQEAI
- the speE gene encoding polyamine aminopropyltransferase, producing MELWYTEEWTDNVRFSIKVDKHLFSEQSNFQRVDVFDSKEFGKFLTLDGLMMVNYKDEFIYHDMIVHVPMATNMNIKKVLVIGGGDGGTVRELTRYPQIEKIDMVEIDKMVVDASKEYIDICACKLDDSRVNLYFEDGVAFVKNSKDKSYDLIIVDSTDPIGPGEGLFSVDFYKDCYRVLSDEGILVNQNESPYFDFNAKEMKRANEKIKNLFPIVKVYQAHIPTYPSGHWLFGFASKKYDPINDQNKGDWEKLGLKTKYYNSNIHSGAFMLPQYVVDMLNEK
- the speB gene encoding agmatinase — its product is MKNKFYNTPTFMSMEDDYNESKLIVFGAGFDGTTSNRPGTRFASSSMRPEFYGLETYSPILDLDMDDYKICDIGDLELSIGNTDKVLDEIYKGTKAIVDDGKVPFMIGGEHLVTLPSFKAVYEKYKDIYVLHFDAHTDLRDEYNNNKNSHATVIKRIWDIVGDEKIFQFGIRSGTKKEFDFALKEKHTYMETHTINTFLEIVKSLEGKNIYLTIDLDVLDPSIFPGTGTPEPGGISYKEFEEVFKVLKNSNINLVGLDIVELSPDYDNTNVSTVVACKILRELALIASDKINR
- the metK gene encoding methionine adenosyltransferase, with protein sequence MARHLFTSESVTEGHPDKICDQISDAILDALLEKDPLARVACETTVTTGLVLVAGEISTNTYVDIPKLVRETVKGIGYTRAKFGFDGDTCAVITSIDEQSGDIAMGVDEALENRSGELSEDEIEKVGAGDQGIMFGFACNETEELMPLPISLAHKLARRLTEVRKNGELSYLRPDGKTQVTVEYDKDKAIRVHTVLISTQHGEDVDNDTIRRDLIEKVIKEVIPSELLDEETKIYINPTGRFVIGGPQGDTGLTGRKIIIDTYGGYSRHGGGAFSGKDPTKVDRSAAYAARYVAKNIVAAGLADKCEIELAYAIGVARPLSIFIDTFGTGKVSEEVLVDLVNKNFDLRPGAIIRDLDLRKPMYKNVAAYGHFGRCDLDLPWERTDKAKTLREQAEI
- a CDS encoding sporulation protein, with the protein product MSKFNKFMASALGVGAAKINTIVHTKNIMPGKRIEGICKIKGGKVEQYIDQITIGVFTNYKKEVNDKVIQEYQKIHSHTIKVDRNVLPNEEFEVNFSFILYKRVPVTKQKCEVWLSTGLGIANGIDSTDRDYINVDYNEYMKNTVDAIGELGFSLREVENEYCKARLNNLNFVQEFEFVPTRGVYRGRLDELEVVFIPTNTHLDILLQVDRKVRGLMSFISESIGADETNLRIRMENSRKFTKEEIKREIETVLRKYS
- a CDS encoding HD domain-containing phosphohydrolase, which produces MYKNTKIIVTTTVIILLSTLVFLFFNSKTEIYLTKEEKQWIQEHKDKEIVAESVPKNRIYYTNKNGKTFGVFKDVQEYINQLYDINIVMKDNVKEPDIFWSVETDDINLNNYKNYIKTKQYDLDTLKIYTSKEINSLDDVKNKKIAVHKSFNKTQETYGKYMNFIEVDDINDIKKLYENGEVFGFILSSSALKYLDISQNKAVYSKDISKELKLQILAYIKEDEILKGLIDKALSSINLRKMNEIKTKNQIEYIKYNLGLSEEEKQWLQKYKEIPIKINHKFKPYYYKNMLNKKIGILNRYISELEYILGVRFIESKNQEPQLYFGVNKSDKEASNLEIMKPYNSYKLCIFSKREIVIDNLNQLEGYKIGVIENSAEKYIKSKVLSSKVKKYNSYDEMVTALENNKIDYLLGDSTIMQYCIKENDSIKKIFDVGVVDEIFYEYIGVNKDNKILVNIMKKLDNNINTDVLPKYNKNNVNNIDDFDYSFIMKVVHIFLFMIIISSIYIIILRKEIKSKLELQKNLKKAVSENKQLVMSLVETLEDVNSLNDSDTGSHIHRISKYCEIIAKRITDDEHFIREITYFSSLHDIGKVAIPDSILKKPGKLTDEEMEIMKTHVTKGYEIIKKNNLSDIANNIILYHHERYDGRGYVKGLKGNEIPIEARIVAIADVYDALRMDRCYKKGFSHLKAMEIIISEKGNHFDPKLVDILVDVNEEIDKIFSENN